A window of Vigna unguiculata cultivar IT97K-499-35 chromosome 4, ASM411807v1, whole genome shotgun sequence contains these coding sequences:
- the LOC114180727 gene encoding uncharacterized protein LOC114180727 — protein sequence MVDVIKEVGEENVVQIITDNAPVCKAVGMIIEGLFPKLFWTPCVVHTLNLALKNICATKNVEGNGVVYDTRFTYAIVMMKRFKFLKPSLQSMVISEEWSSYRANDMGKTQAIKEFVLNDVWWDKITYILAFTQPIYNMLRACDTDSPTLHLVYEWWDTMIEKVKIVIYRQGEKEVNDTSTFYQVVYNILIARWTKNCTPLHCTAYSLNPRSNSEEWLQESSNRIPPHENEEIFMERNKCLKKFFTTSEDKQRAALEYADFSSKSNFFSSFDTIEDMWILDPKS from the exons ATGGTCGATGTTATTAAAGAAGTAGGGGAAGAAAATGTTGTGCAAATTATAACAGATAATGCTCCTGTATGCAAAGCTGTTGGAATGATCATTGAAGGTTTATTTCCTAAACTTTTTTGGACACCTTGTGTTGTGCATACATTAAATCTTGCCTTGAAGAACATATGTGCAACAAAGAATGTTGAAGGGAATGGTGTTGTTTATG ATACACGCTTTACATATGCTATAGTGATGATGAAAaggtttaaatttttgaaaccTTCATTGCAATCCATGGTCATTAGCGAAGAATGGAGTTCTTATAGAGCGAATGATATGGGCAAAACCCAAGCTATTAAAGAATTTGTTTTGAATGATGTATGGTGGGACAAAATTACGTATATTTTGGCTTTCACTCAACCTATATATAACATGCTTAGAGCTTGTGATACAGATAGTCCCACTCTTCATTTGGTTTATGAGTGGTGGGATACCATGATAGAAAAGGTGAAGATAGTTATATATAGGCaaggagaaaaagaagtaaATGATACATCAACATTTTATCAAGTTGTTTACAATATACTAATAGCAAGATGGACTAAAAATTGCACTCCTCTCCATTGCACGGCTTATTCTCTAAATCCTAG GTCTAATAGTGAAGAATGGCTTCAAGAAAGCTCAAATAGGATCCCTCCACATGAGAATGAAGAGATTTTTATGGAGAGGAATAAGTGTCTGAAAAAGTTTTTCACAACTAGTGAGGATAAACAAAGGGCTGCACTTGAATATGCTGATTTctcatcaaaatcaaattttttttcttcttttgacaCAATTGAAGATATGTGGATATTAGATCCTAAATCTTAG